The genomic region CGGGTCGAGTTGTCCCCCTCGCCGATCCAGTTCTCGATTGACTGACTCCGCTCCCCCGCTCATTTGCGCTTGCAGCAACAGTGACAATAACCCAGATCTTGCAGCTAATCGGATCTTTTCCCCGGCGTCCCTCGCTCCTGCTTCCCCAGTTGCCAATACTTGGCGCACTTGTTCCCGTCCCTGCTGCGCCAACGTCACGGTCCCGTGCAAGATCCGCCAAAACTGCCGCGCACTCAGTTCGCTATCTTCAATCGGCAGATCTACCTGTAAGCGCACTTCCCCGTCTGCCGGATCTCGTTGCCATCGCGCCAGTTTCGATCGCCAACCGAGATGCAGCAAGCTTTGTAATGCCGCTTGCCCATGGGGTTCGTCCCCAGCGATCCTCAAGAGTTCGGGAACCACAAACCGGATAAATTCTCCGTGTTCGTCAACGGCGATCGCGATCCTGAGCCCCTTCCGTTGCAACACGAGCCATTGTTCGTCCGCGTTCGGATCGTATTCCCAGTTTTCCCGGTCGAGAAATTCACAAATTTGGTTAAATCGCATCTTTATTGTTCCTAGTTGTTTCTATGGTGAAATCACGAATTTTTGCATCACACCCTCGCCGAAGAAGCCACCCCTAACCCCTGCCTGGAGGGGAGGGCGTGCGATCGCTTCTAGGCAGGGATCCCGTTAAGAACCGGGTGGGTCGGCTATTCCCCTTCCTGTAACTGTTCCAACTGCATCTGGAGTTCGGCTAGACTCTCGCCGGGCAAGATCTCTCGTAGGGCTGCTGCCATTTGTGCGATCTGCGTACTCATGCGATCTGTGTACTCAGGGGTTGAAAGCCCGGGTCTTCCCCAGTGACCAAGACAGTGTTTAACCGCTCGATCGCGCGATCGGTCAGTTGAATCAAGGCACTCAACAGCCGATTGAATTGGTTTTCGCTCAAGGGTGCATCTTCCAACGCCAGGGCTACACTGGTTCGTACTTCGCCATCGTCGGGGTCGTACTCCCAGCGCAGTAATTTCACCTCCCAGGCAATGGCTAACATGGTCTGGAAGGCGACCCCTTTACAGACGTGGTCTTTGAGAAATAGCAGTTGGGGTGCACAGAGTTCTAAATATTCCCCTCCCTCGTGTAACTGGATAACAATCATGAAGTTTTCCACTACCTCGGATTTCACTCCAGTAACAATGCGGTTGCGTTCCGGTTCGAGGTGGTAGAACCAACTGCGACGATCTAGAAAATGGGCGATTTGTGTTAGGGTGGTTGCCATAGGTTGAACTCCTTGAGGAGGGTTGCGCTCCTGCTGTGCGTGTTTCTACAGGTGTTAACTCTGGGAAGGCATTTTTTTATGCACCTGTAGCCTCTCTGGAAGCGGCGAGCGAGTTCTCAAACTGCACTCCTCCACAGCAAGATCGCGCTAGATTGAGATTTGTACCGACAAAGCGGGTTAAACCCGTTTGAATGCTAATGGCTGTATTTTGGCTATTTCTCGTCTTCTTTGTCTTGCTGCTGATTTCGGCAACGCCGTTGCTGGGATCCTTTAACATCAAAGGATCCCTGGAATTCATGTTGATTCTGTTCGGGATCTTCTTCGTTGGCGGTTGGATTTTGTTTCTCTGTTTCCCCTTATTTTCATAAAAAAAGGACACGGCAGCGCCGTATCCCGAGAGTTTATATTTCAAATAGGGATGGATTAAGCGGCGGTGGTCGCGCCGAACTGGGTCAAGTAGCGGAAAGCTTTGACGATCGCCGTCGCACAAACGTAGGGGGACGTATCGTAAAAGGCGCGCCACGCGGCGGCTTTATCCTCGTCGTAGCGATCGCCGCGTTCGGGATGGCGGTCCAACCACGCCAAGCGTACCGCATGACCGATCAACACGTCGAGGACGATATACTCTTCAATCTGCAAACTCGGGTTGCGTTCGCAAATCGCCGCCAACTCCATCAGCGTCTCGATATTCACTTGGCGGTAGGCGGGGGCCTGAATCTTGTTGAGCAGATGTTCCACCCGCAGGGCGAAATTTTTCTCACCCGGTGTCATCTCTGCCAAAATAAGCTCGCTGTCGATGCGGTTGCGCCGTTCTAACTTATCCCCGACGACAATCCCCTTGCAGTGACGCAGCACTTCCCACACCCGGGGATAAAAATCCTTGGGAACGCGACAGGCGGCCCCGTCCAACTGGCGACGGCGGTGCCAACTTTCTAGGGTTTCGTCGGGGTCGTGAGGAGAGGGTAACACGACCCAATCGATTTCCTGTTCCGGCTGTCTCACGTGTAAAGATTCCTGTTGCTTCAACAGTTGATTCATCCCGGCGAAGCCTTCGAGTACTTGACGCAAGCGGGTTTTAATCTCGAACGGACTCAACTCCATCAGTCGTTCGTAGGCTTCGTCCTGGGTCAACTTCAACTCTTTGGCGAGTTCGCTGGTCAACAGTAAGATGAAATAACTGATCCGCAAGATCAAAAATCCTTTAAACAAATGGGGGTCGGATTTGATCAGCAAACCCATATAAATGAGGATTTCCTGGGTTAAAACCCGTTCGCGGATGTCTTCGCTGCAAAATTCGGCGATTTTCTCGACGACTTCGGTGTGAGACATGGGGCGATCGATCGCGGAATCTTCGCTAAACGCTTTACCGACCGCAATCAATTTCTGGCGCACGAGAATATCGGTGACCGCATCGGATAAGCCGATATCGACTTTTTTCAACAATCCGGCGGCGTGACGGACGACGGCCCAATGAATTTTCGGTTCGCCGGGACTGTCTTTTTCCGAGGGGAGGCGATCGCGTCCGGCGGTTCGTTCGGCGAGCAGTTCGGAACTCATCGGCCTGCCGTTACCTGCTTTATAATACACTTCCTCGATTAAATCGGCGACGGTGACCGGGCGATCGCCCCGACCCAATCCAGTATCGAACTCCAACCCTTTGAGGCGCGATAACGTTCGCAACCATTCGATTTGTTCGTACAAGTTTTCCGACTGGCGCAAACTAGAAATCAACAGGTTCAAATCGGTTTCGCATTCGATTGCGAACTCTTGCGTATTGCTCAACGGCTGGTTTTTACCCGGATGATACGCCAGGAAATAACAGGCGGGCTCGGCTTTTTGTACCGGAGCTTCGGGAAACTCGAAATCGTGCAGGTATTCGATCCGCTCGATACTACTCGTGAGCATCAGTTGATTGAGCCGCCCCAACCGCACCGGGGTTCCCTGACAGTTCCCGCTTCGCAGTTCTTTCATCAGTTCGAGCAACGCGGGTAAAATCCCTTCTCCGGCGCCACTGGTTTCGAGCATGGCGGGGGTCAGCAACAAGGTCACCGTGGGACGTCCGACCCCCTGACCGCCGATTTGTGGTTTGCGCCACCAATGGCGGTGAATGTAAGCCAGTTCGCTTTTAATTTGGGCGACCAGGAAATGATAATCGAGGGTGAGATAAAATTCCTGCTGGTCGAGGAAGGACGGTAAAAACACCATCGTTTCCCCGCGAATGCGAAAAATATTAGAGGTGGTTAAACTCCGCAAGCGCCGCAGGGGACGTCCGCTCAGTCCGAGTTTGTCGTTACGTCCGATCTGAGTATAGGCGGCGGCGAGTTCTCGTGCTTGCCGAATTTGGATCGGTTCGACTTCGGCGGGGGTTTGGGTGGCGATTCCGTGATAGGCGAGTTCCGCTTGCAGGTCTTCGTCTTGGGCCAGTAAGGCGATTTGTACCACGGGTTTGCGGTGTCCGGTGGCGTGGCGATGGCGTCCGAGGGGGTCGAGGTCGCCGCGATTGATTAAGCCGTCGGCGAGCAGTTGACCGAGAAAATAGAGGCTTTGAGCCCAAACGAGGGGGATGTTGTCGTTGGGGAGTCGTTCTTGGGAGTGAGGGTTGGCGCGTTCGGCTTCGACGCGATCGCCGCTCACATAGTACAGTTCCGGTAAGAGGCGATAACCGTCGCGTTCGACCAAGACGGATTCGAGGCGCTCTTGGTATTCGGAGATCGCCGCGCGATCGCCCCGGAACAGGGCGTCTAACAATAAATAAGCAAAAAATAACGGCCACTCACATTCGATATGCTCGAACTGTTGCAGTTCCCACGGCTCGTAATGCAGCCGCTCCGTATCTTCTAAAACCGTTTGGTGACCGTCGCGCAAAAACCGCTTACAGCCGTATTTCCCTTGCAGTTTGTCGATGATTTTATTGCGAGTGCGATCGATTAACTCTGCATCTTCCACGGCAAACGCGGGAAAGCCGATCGTACTTAATAACGCCGCATCCACTTCTTTAGAACTCGACTCGCGCGGCAATAGCGATTCTAAGGTCATCCGCGCCCGCGCGATCTCGTCGCCGAGGACGTGGATCGTCGATAAGTGAGAACCGCGCACCCCAAACAAGTCGATCCCGTTAATCGCTTCTAACGCCGCCAGGGCTATCCCCACCGAGGAGGCGTTGAGTTCGGGATTGCCTTTATTAATTTTATTGCCCCGTTCCCAGATGCCGTAATCCGGGGTGCGATAGGTGCGTCCGATGTAGTAAACCAGATTTTGGATAAAGTTCACTTCATCGAGGGTATAGATGATGTTGAGCCCGGAGGCGGTCATCTGGGCTAACATCAGCAAGAATAAGGAGGTCGCGTCGAGTTGCAGGTGTCCCCACTCGTCATCGCCGACGACGGTGGTCCCGGTTCGGGTGTCGTATTTGGCGTGCAAGCAGTCGAGAGGGGAGTTGGTTTCTTTGAATTTTTCGACTTTGTCCGCTTGACTCATCATCGAGAAGAGTAAGCCGCGCATCAGTTTGACGACGCTATGTTCGAGTTCGTAGGTTCGCCCGTCTACATCTTTATTGTTGCGATACGCCAGGGCTAGCCCCCAAACGGCGAGGATACTGTAGACGTTATCTCGAACCCAAGCATCGGTGTAATCGCCGTGGGCGTTGACTGCGGTACTGGCGGGGAGTAAGCCCGTAATCGGATTTTGGCGGACGAGGATGATGTCGTGAATTTGACGGTAGTAATACTCTAGACGTGCTTGACGTTGTTCGGTCGGTAAGGCCATGAGGTTTATTCGGTGGTTGCCGGAGGATCGGGTGTGGGAAGGGGAAAGATCGAACAGAATTTAACAGTGAAGCTATCGAAGGCGGAACGGAATCGGCGCGATCGCCTGTCCGGCCTCAAGTGTATTATCCCATCCCTTAAACCTCGCGATCGCGCCGGGTTCCATGGCGGCGATCGCCTCCACCCCGGCCAGGCATCTATACCAAATCTTTATCAAAATTGCAACCATCTTTTCCTGACCTTTACCACAAAGGGGGGTAAATAGCAATATCTTTAGAAGATAGAGTTAAAGACAATCTTTTGTCACACTCTCCGGCTTGGATGCCCTCAGTCTACGAACGGAGAGGGAAATCACGAGCCGTTTCTTCTTTTTATTGCCAAGGGCGATCTTGCCCAGCCTGTTAAATCTGAGGTGATAGCTATGTCTTCTCGCTATAACGAACACAATGCTCCTTTCGTCCGCATTGTCTATTCTAAAGTCCACATAAATGGCAAAATGCAACTCGTTCCGATGGAATTGTACGCCGATGGTTCTGTCAAACGCAGTGCTTGAGGTTTTGACGGCGCGATCGCCCTTTTTCAAGTTTCAAAATTTATCGTATCCGAACTAACAAGGAATGGCAGGCACGCGATCGCGTGCCTTTTTTTGTTCTTTTTCTCTCGATTTGACCCTTGCTCTCTCTGGGAATTGGGGCGATCGCCCCGATCGCTTTAGTTTTCTGTCGGTAATAATTCGATACGATATTGAGTGGCAACGTAATAAAAAAAGCGATAGTAATCGTCAAAAACTTCGCTCGGCGATCGCCCTCGCCATTGATAGCGAATGTCATCGCGAACGATGGTGAGCGTCATCGAACTTTCTCTGGTTCCCAACTCGACGGCGAGGGCGCCGTGTAAACCCTGTGCGGTGGTAAAGTTTTCCGGTTTGAGCGGCGCCGGATGGTCTTGGGTCGCATTCAAACCTTGGATGTTGTATCCTCCCCAACCGCGAATTTCGACGGTGGGGTTTTTGGGGTCGAAAAACACTTGTCCGTCCCCATTACTGGGGATCGGCCCGACAATCCAATTGCTCGGATAGGGAAACTCGAAACCGTAGCGCTCGTTATGATAGGTCTTCCAATGAATCGCTTCCGATCTGTGTTGTGAAGGCGAACAGCCACTCAACAAGACGACCAGACCGAGCAAACAGCCGACCTCGGTCACCTTCTCTATCCATTTGGAGCTGGCAGAACCCTTCATGACCCGTATAGTTGCTCCCGTCGATCTCTAGATCTCTAGGTCGATCTTGGCATTAGTTCGGTTTCGCGGCGATCGCGCGATCGCGCTGTAAGTCTATCGGGAGCGGCAATTTCGGCTAATTTTTCTCTTCCCACGGCGAGTCCCCCGCCCCGGCGATCGCCCGGTTAATGTAACGAAATATTACAATAATGACGTTAAAGCGTCTTGCCATCTTGACAGCCACCGATCCCCCCGCTATGGTGTGATTCATACCCGGGTAAATCAATTCTGCGTCCTATGCAAGATAAGCAAAAGGTTACATTGTATCTGCCTCCCGAACTGCATCGTCAGCTCAAGATACGAGCGGCAGTAGATTCCGAACCGATGTCGGCGATCGCCGAACGGGCGATCGAGTTTTACATGACTCATTCCGAAGCGATCGAAGAATTGGAATCTTCTTACTACGGGCGAACCCACCAGGTTTACAACTGCCCCGACTGTGCCAGCTCCGTAGTGATTCGCGATGGCGAACTGGTCTCCCTAGGGAACCGACCGAGCATCATCGCTGACGACGAGTTACCCGTAGATAAAGTGGAAACCGTCAAATCCAAAAACGACCAGCAAGGAGAAGAACAACTCGTCCCTTGCTAACGGCTCAATCTTCCAATCGAGGAGATGTTTGCTCCTGACTACCGAGAAGGGGCATTAGGATAAGCGCACTGTAGGCACCGTCTCTAATTAGGTCGATCGTCATGAAAGAAGAGCTCAGCATCTTAATCCAAGCTCAATATCCACTGATCTACCTCGTCACTTCCGAGGAAGAGCGGGCCGAGCAAGC from Oxynema aestuarii AP17 harbors:
- a CDS encoding YbjN domain-containing protein; the protein is MATTLTQIAHFLDRRSWFYHLEPERNRIVTGVKSEVVENFMIVIQLHEGGEYLELCAPQLLFLKDHVCKGVAFQTMLAIAWEVKLLRWEYDPDDGEVRTSVALALEDAPLSENQFNRLLSALIQLTDRAIERLNTVLVTGEDPGFQPLSTQIA
- a CDS encoding glycoside hydrolase family 15 protein encodes the protein MALPTEQRQARLEYYYRQIHDIILVRQNPITGLLPASTAVNAHGDYTDAWVRDNVYSILAVWGLALAYRNNKDVDGRTYELEHSVVKLMRGLLFSMMSQADKVEKFKETNSPLDCLHAKYDTRTGTTVVGDDEWGHLQLDATSLFLLMLAQMTASGLNIIYTLDEVNFIQNLVYYIGRTYRTPDYGIWERGNKINKGNPELNASSVGIALAALEAINGIDLFGVRGSHLSTIHVLGDEIARARMTLESLLPRESSSKEVDAALLSTIGFPAFAVEDAELIDRTRNKIIDKLQGKYGCKRFLRDGHQTVLEDTERLHYEPWELQQFEHIECEWPLFFAYLLLDALFRGDRAAISEYQERLESVLVERDGYRLLPELYYVSGDRVEAERANPHSQERLPNDNIPLVWAQSLYFLGQLLADGLINRGDLDPLGRHRHATGHRKPVVQIALLAQDEDLQAELAYHGIATQTPAEVEPIQIRQARELAAAYTQIGRNDKLGLSGRPLRRLRSLTTSNIFRIRGETMVFLPSFLDQQEFYLTLDYHFLVAQIKSELAYIHRHWWRKPQIGGQGVGRPTVTLLLTPAMLETSGAGEGILPALLELMKELRSGNCQGTPVRLGRLNQLMLTSSIERIEYLHDFEFPEAPVQKAEPACYFLAYHPGKNQPLSNTQEFAIECETDLNLLISSLRQSENLYEQIEWLRTLSRLKGLEFDTGLGRGDRPVTVADLIEEVYYKAGNGRPMSSELLAERTAGRDRLPSEKDSPGEPKIHWAVVRHAAGLLKKVDIGLSDAVTDILVRQKLIAVGKAFSEDSAIDRPMSHTEVVEKIAEFCSEDIRERVLTQEILIYMGLLIKSDPHLFKGFLILRISYFILLLTSELAKELKLTQDEAYERLMELSPFEIKTRLRQVLEGFAGMNQLLKQQESLHVRQPEQEIDWVVLPSPHDPDETLESWHRRRQLDGAACRVPKDFYPRVWEVLRHCKGIVVGDKLERRNRIDSELILAEMTPGEKNFALRVEHLLNKIQAPAYRQVNIETLMELAAICERNPSLQIEEYIVLDVLIGHAVRLAWLDRHPERGDRYDEDKAAAWRAFYDTSPYVCATAIVKAFRYLTQFGATTAA